Proteins encoded together in one Bradyrhizobium sp. CB82 window:
- the chrA gene encoding chromate efflux transporter, which yields MDTRNAQAEADAGHGISFNEAFRVWLRVACLSFGGPAGQIAVMHRILVEEKNWISEGRFLHALNYCMLLPGPEAQQLATYIGWLMHRTAGGLMAGGLFILPGIIAIMGLSYIYAAFGNVSFVEALFFGLKAAVLAIVVEAVVRVGKRALKNRIMIALAAIAFVAIFFFAVPFPIIIITAGMIGYLGARSSRPEFAPAGHGHGSNTAAIDSMLGEAAPDHVRPDTARAIRVGAIWLALWLVPVIALLVAFGEANVFSQIALFFSKMALVTFGGAYAVLAYVAQQAVEHYHWLSAREMLDGLGMAETTPGPLIMVLQFVGFMAAFRDPGGVSPMLAGTLGGLLATWVTFTPCFLWIFLGAPYVELLRGNNGLAGALSAITAAVVGVILNLSIWFALHTLFRETVPVHAFPLSFDMPVLASVDIAALVLSIAAATAIFRFKLGMLTVLAGSCAAGVALRLAGVI from the coding sequence ATGGATACCCGCAATGCTCAAGCAGAAGCTGATGCCGGTCACGGCATCAGCTTCAACGAAGCCTTTCGCGTCTGGCTCCGGGTCGCCTGCTTAAGCTTCGGCGGCCCCGCCGGCCAGATCGCGGTGATGCACCGCATCCTGGTCGAGGAGAAGAACTGGATCTCGGAAGGGCGCTTCCTGCATGCGCTGAACTACTGCATGCTGCTTCCGGGACCGGAGGCACAGCAGCTTGCGACCTATATCGGCTGGCTGATGCACCGCACGGCCGGCGGGCTGATGGCGGGTGGGCTGTTCATCCTGCCCGGCATCATCGCCATCATGGGGCTCAGCTACATCTATGCCGCCTTCGGCAATGTCAGCTTCGTCGAGGCGCTGTTCTTCGGTCTGAAGGCCGCCGTTCTCGCCATCGTGGTCGAGGCCGTGGTGCGCGTCGGCAAGCGCGCGCTGAAGAACCGCATCATGATCGCGCTCGCTGCAATCGCCTTCGTCGCGATCTTCTTCTTTGCGGTCCCCTTCCCGATCATCATCATCACCGCCGGCATGATCGGCTATCTTGGCGCAAGAAGCAGCCGTCCGGAATTCGCGCCCGCAGGGCACGGCCATGGCAGCAACACAGCCGCCATCGACAGCATGCTCGGCGAGGCCGCGCCCGATCATGTCCGTCCCGACACCGCGCGCGCGATCCGAGTCGGCGCGATATGGCTCGCGCTATGGCTGGTCCCCGTGATTGCTTTGCTCGTGGCCTTCGGAGAGGCCAACGTGTTCAGCCAGATCGCGCTGTTCTTCTCCAAGATGGCGCTGGTCACCTTCGGCGGCGCCTACGCAGTGCTCGCCTATGTCGCCCAGCAGGCGGTAGAGCATTATCACTGGCTCAGCGCGCGCGAGATGCTGGACGGCCTCGGCATGGCCGAGACGACACCCGGCCCCCTGATCATGGTGCTGCAATTCGTGGGCTTCATGGCCGCCTTCCGTGATCCGGGCGGGGTGTCGCCGATGCTCGCCGGCACGCTCGGGGGTCTGCTCGCGACCTGGGTGACCTTCACACCGTGCTTCCTCTGGATCTTCTTGGGCGCTCCCTATGTCGAGCTCCTGCGCGGCAACAACGGCCTCGCCGGCGCGCTCAGCGCGATCACCGCCGCCGTCGTCGGTGTGATCCTCAACCTCTCGATCTGGTTCGCGCTCCACACGCTGTTCCGCGAGACCGTACCGGTGCACGCGTTTCCCCTGTCCTTCGACATGCCGGTGCTGGCAAGCGTCGACATCGCAGCGCTGGTGCTCTCGATCGCGGCCGCGACCGCGATCTTCCGGTTCAAGCTCGGGATGCTGACGGTGCTGGCGGGATCGTGCGCGGCGGGCGTGGCGCTGCGACTTGCCGGAGTGATCTAA
- the parC gene encoding DNA topoisomerase IV subunit A: MGKRQVPPEEPAEIHEVPLRDALEERYLAYALSTIMHRALPDARDGLKPVHRRILYGMRLLRLDPGSGFKKSAKIVGDVMGSFHPHGDQAIYDAMVRLAQDFSSRYPLVDGQGNFGNIDGDNPAAYRYTEARMTDVARLLLEGIDEDGVEFRANYDGQSKEPVVLPGGFPNLLANGAQGIAVGMATSIPPHNAAELCDAALHLIEKPDAKSKSLLKWVKGPDFPTGGIIVDSKQAIAEAYTTGRGSFRVRSKWEQEEGARGTWVVVVTEIPWLVQKSRLVEKISELLDQKKLPLVGEVRDESAEDVRLVIEPKSKNVDPALMMESLFRLTELESKIPLNLNVLMKGRIPKVVGLAEALREWLDHLRDVLIRRTNYRKAQIENRLEVLGGFLIAYLNIDKVIKIIRTEDEPKPALIKAFKLTELQAEAILNMRLRSLRKLEEMEIRTEDKHLRNELKGVNAILASEAEQWKKVGEQVGKVRDMFGPKTPLGKRRTTFADAPEHDLAAIEEAFVEREPVTVVVSDKGWIRTMKGHVEDLSGLAFKQDDKLGFAFFAETTSKLLLFATNGKFYSLDVAKLPGGRGHGEPIRLFIDLEQEAAPVALFVNKGGRKFLVASHEGQGFVVNEDDCVGTTKKGKQVLNVEMPNEARAITEVLGDTIAVIGENRKMLIFPLDQVPEMARGRGVRLQKYKDGGLSDVAVFDAKVGLTWKDSAGREFSATMKELAEWQGTRADAGRLPPKGFPKSNKFGRVIG; this comes from the coding sequence ATGGGAAAACGACAGGTACCGCCGGAAGAGCCGGCTGAAATCCACGAGGTGCCGCTGCGCGATGCGCTCGAAGAGCGCTATCTCGCCTACGCACTCTCCACCATCATGCACCGCGCGCTGCCGGATGCGCGCGACGGCCTGAAGCCGGTCCACCGGCGCATCCTCTACGGCATGCGCCTGCTCAGGCTCGATCCGGGCTCGGGCTTCAAGAAATCGGCCAAGATCGTCGGCGACGTGATGGGCTCGTTCCATCCGCACGGCGACCAGGCGATCTATGACGCCATGGTGCGTCTTGCGCAGGATTTCTCCTCGCGCTATCCGCTGGTCGACGGCCAGGGCAATTTCGGCAATATCGACGGCGATAACCCCGCCGCCTACCGCTACACCGAAGCGCGCATGACCGACGTCGCGCGGCTTCTGCTCGAGGGCATCGACGAGGACGGCGTCGAATTCCGCGCCAATTACGACGGCCAGTCCAAGGAGCCGGTGGTTCTGCCCGGCGGCTTCCCGAACCTGCTCGCCAACGGTGCACAAGGCATCGCGGTCGGCATGGCGACCTCGATCCCGCCGCACAATGCGGCCGAGCTCTGCGACGCGGCGCTGCATCTGATCGAGAAGCCCGACGCCAAGTCCAAGTCCCTCCTGAAGTGGGTGAAGGGGCCGGATTTCCCGACCGGCGGCATCATCGTCGATTCCAAGCAGGCGATCGCGGAAGCCTACACCACCGGCCGCGGCTCCTTCCGCGTCCGCTCCAAATGGGAGCAGGAGGAGGGCGCCCGCGGCACCTGGGTGGTGGTCGTCACCGAGATCCCCTGGCTGGTGCAGAAGTCGCGGCTGGTCGAGAAGATTTCCGAGCTGCTCGACCAGAAGAAGCTGCCGCTGGTCGGCGAAGTCCGCGATGAGTCGGCCGAAGACGTCCGTCTCGTCATCGAGCCGAAGTCGAAGAACGTCGATCCCGCCTTGATGATGGAATCGCTGTTCCGGCTCACCGAGCTCGAAAGCAAGATTCCGCTGAACCTGAACGTGCTGATGAAGGGCCGCATCCCCAAGGTGGTCGGCCTTGCCGAAGCCTTGCGCGAATGGCTCGACCATCTGCGCGACGTGCTGATCCGGCGGACCAATTATCGCAAGGCCCAGATCGAGAACCGGTTGGAAGTCCTCGGCGGCTTCCTGATCGCGTACTTGAACATCGACAAGGTGATCAAGATCATCCGCACCGAGGACGAGCCGAAGCCGGCGCTGATCAAGGCGTTCAAGCTCACGGAATTGCAGGCCGAAGCGATCCTCAACATGCGACTCCGCTCGTTGCGCAAGCTCGAGGAGATGGAGATCCGCACCGAGGACAAGCATCTCCGCAACGAGCTCAAGGGCGTCAACGCGATCCTCGCCTCCGAAGCCGAGCAGTGGAAGAAGGTCGGCGAGCAGGTCGGCAAGGTCCGCGACATGTTCGGACCCAAGACGCCGCTCGGCAAGCGCCGCACCACCTTTGCCGACGCGCCCGAGCACGACCTCGCCGCGATCGAGGAGGCCTTCGTCGAGCGCGAGCCGGTCACGGTCGTCGTCTCCGACAAGGGCTGGATCCGGACGATGAAGGGCCATGTCGAGGATTTGTCGGGGCTTGCTTTCAAGCAGGACGACAAGCTCGGCTTTGCCTTCTTCGCCGAAACGACCTCGAAGCTGCTGCTGTTCGCGACCAACGGCAAGTTCTATTCGCTGGACGTTGCGAAGCTGCCGGGCGGCCGCGGTCATGGCGAGCCGATCCGCCTGTTCATCGACCTCGAGCAGGAGGCCGCACCCGTCGCGCTGTTCGTCAACAAGGGCGGGCGCAAATTCCTGGTCGCAAGCCACGAGGGCCAGGGTTTCGTCGTCAACGAGGATGATTGCGTCGGTACCACCAAGAAGGGCAAGCAGGTCCTGAACGTCGAGATGCCGAACGAGGCGCGCGCGATCACGGAAGTGCTCGGCGACACCATCGCGGTCATCGGCGAGAACCGCAAGATGCTGATCTTCCCGCTCGACCAGGTGCCGGAGATGGCACGCGGCCGCGGCGTGCGGCTTCAGAAATACAAGGACGGCGGCCTGTCCGACGTCGCCGTGTTCGACGCCAAGGTGGGCCTGACCTGGAAGGATTCCGCCGGTCGCGAGTTCAGCGCGACCATGAAGGAGCTCGCCGAGTGGCAAGGCACCCGCGCCGACGCCGGCCGCCTGCCGCCGAAGGGTTTTCCCAAGTCGAACAAGTTCGGACGGGTGATCGGGTAG
- a CDS encoding pyridoxine 5'-phosphate synthase, giving the protein MPVPPLRLGVNVDHVATLRNARGGRNPDPVRAALLAIEAGADGITAHLREDRRHIRDEDMARLKAEISKPLNFEMAATDDMMRISLATNPHAVCLVPERRQEVTTEGGLDVVGQHNALAPFIDRLNDAGIRVSLFIAADPKQIEMAARLRAPVIEIHTGAWCDAVVDGHTDKAEAEWQRIVAGARLARAAGLEVHAGHGLDYATAEKISALPEIVELNIGYYMIGEALFVGLAETVRSMRAAMDRGRSKA; this is encoded by the coding sequence ATGCCCGTTCCTCCGCTTCGCCTTGGCGTCAATGTCGACCATGTCGCGACCCTGCGTAACGCGCGGGGCGGCCGCAATCCCGATCCGGTGCGCGCTGCTTTGCTGGCGATAGAGGCCGGCGCCGACGGCATCACCGCACACTTGCGCGAAGACCGCCGGCATATCCGCGACGAGGACATGGCGCGGCTGAAGGCGGAAATCTCCAAGCCTCTGAACTTCGAGATGGCGGCGACCGACGACATGATGCGCATCTCGCTCGCCACCAATCCGCATGCGGTGTGCCTCGTGCCAGAGCGCCGCCAGGAGGTGACGACCGAAGGCGGGCTCGATGTGGTCGGACAGCACAATGCGCTCGCGCCGTTCATCGACCGGCTGAACGATGCCGGCATCCGCGTGTCGCTGTTCATCGCCGCCGATCCCAAGCAGATCGAGATGGCGGCGCGGCTACGCGCGCCGGTGATCGAGATCCATACTGGTGCCTGGTGCGACGCCGTGGTCGACGGACACACCGACAAGGCCGAGGCCGAATGGCAGCGCATCGTGGCCGGCGCCAGGCTGGCGCGGGCGGCGGGCCTCGAAGTCCATGCCGGCCACGGGCTCGATTATGCGACGGCGGAAAAGATCTCGGCGCTTCCGGAGATCGTCGAACTGAACATCGGCTACTACATGATCGGGGAGGCGCTATTCGTCGGCTTGGCCGAAACGGTGCGCAGCATGCGCGCCGCGATGGACCGCGGCCGGAGCAAGGCATGA
- the lepB gene encoding signal peptidase I: MSVTSGTKSESGLGETVRVVIHALLIALVIRTFLFQPFNIPSGSMKATLLVGDYLFVSKYSYGYSHYSIPFSPPLFSGREFGSDPNRGDIVVFRLPKDDTTDYIKRVIGLPGDRIQMKEGLLYINDVPVQRERLSDFVGEDPCGSSDATARVKRWKETLPNGVTYETLDCVDNGFYDNTNVYTVPAGHFFMMGDNRDNSTDSRVQSAVGYVPQENLIGRAQMIFFSIAEGEHAWMFWRWPWSVRWNRMFKIVR; the protein is encoded by the coding sequence ATGAGCGTGACTTCAGGAACCAAATCTGAGAGCGGCCTCGGCGAAACCGTCCGGGTCGTTATCCACGCTCTCCTGATCGCGCTGGTGATCCGCACCTTTCTGTTCCAGCCCTTCAACATTCCCTCCGGCTCGATGAAGGCGACGCTGCTCGTCGGCGATTACCTGTTCGTGTCGAAATATTCCTACGGCTATAGCCATTACTCGATCCCGTTCTCGCCGCCGCTGTTCTCGGGACGCGAGTTCGGCTCGGACCCGAACCGCGGCGACATCGTCGTGTTCCGTCTGCCAAAGGATGACACCACCGACTACATCAAGCGCGTGATCGGTCTGCCCGGCGACCGGATCCAGATGAAGGAGGGGCTGCTCTACATCAACGACGTGCCGGTGCAGCGCGAACGGCTGAGCGACTTCGTCGGCGAAGACCCCTGCGGCTCGTCGGACGCCACCGCGCGGGTGAAGCGCTGGAAGGAGACGCTGCCGAATGGCGTCACCTATGAGACGCTCGACTGCGTCGACAACGGCTTCTACGACAACACCAACGTCTACACGGTGCCGGCCGGCCACTTCTTCATGATGGGCGACAACCGTGACAACTCGACCGACAGCCGCGTGCAGTCGGCGGTGGGCTACGTGCCGCAGGAGAACCTGATCGGCCGTGCCCAGATGATCTTCTTCTCCATCGCCGAAGGCGAGCACGCTTGGATGTTCTGGCGCTGGCCCTGGTCGGTGCGCTGGAACCGAATGTTCAAAATCGTCCGATGA
- the era gene encoding GTPase Era, giving the protein MAEASNAATPPATRCGFVALIGAPNVGKSTLVNALVGAKVTIVSRKVQTTRALIRGIVIEDNAQVILVDTPGIFSPKRRLDRAMVSTAWSGAHDADLVCVLLDAKAGLDEEAEAILAKVASVAHEKILVLNKVDLVQREKLLALAQAANERIRFAKTFMISALSGDGVDDIRHALAEMVPAGPFLYPEDQMSDAPMRQLAAEITREKIYQKLHQELPYQSTVETDKWEERKDKSVRIEQTIFVERESQRKIVLGKGGATIKSIGAESRKELIDILGVPVHLFLFVKVRENWGDDPDRYREMGLEFPKE; this is encoded by the coding sequence ATGGCTGAGGCGAGCAATGCGGCAACGCCGCCCGCCACACGCTGCGGCTTCGTGGCGCTGATCGGCGCCCCCAATGTCGGCAAGTCGACCCTTGTCAATGCGCTGGTCGGCGCCAAGGTCACGATCGTCTCGCGCAAGGTGCAGACGACGCGGGCGCTGATTCGCGGCATCGTCATCGAAGACAATGCGCAAGTGATTCTGGTCGATACGCCCGGCATCTTCTCGCCGAAGCGGCGGCTCGATCGGGCCATGGTGTCGACCGCCTGGAGCGGCGCGCATGACGCCGATCTCGTCTGCGTGCTGTTGGACGCCAAGGCCGGCCTCGACGAGGAGGCCGAGGCGATCCTCGCCAAGGTCGCAAGCGTCGCGCACGAGAAGATTTTGGTGCTCAACAAGGTCGATCTGGTTCAGCGCGAGAAGCTCCTTGCGCTGGCGCAGGCTGCAAACGAGCGCATTCGCTTTGCAAAGACCTTCATGATCTCGGCGCTGTCGGGCGATGGTGTCGATGACATCCGGCATGCGCTTGCCGAAATGGTGCCGGCAGGTCCGTTCCTCTATCCCGAGGACCAGATGTCGGATGCGCCGATGCGGCAGTTAGCTGCCGAGATCACGCGGGAAAAGATCTATCAGAAGCTGCACCAGGAACTGCCCTACCAGTCCACGGTCGAAACGGACAAATGGGAGGAGCGCAAGGACAAGTCGGTGCGCATCGAGCAGACGATCTTCGTCGAGCGCGAAAGCCAGCGCAAGATCGTGCTCGGCAAGGGCGGCGCCACCATCAAGTCGATCGGCGCGGAATCGCGCAAAGAGCTCATCGACATTCTCGGCGTGCCCGTGCATCTCTTCCTGTTCGTCAAGGTGCGCGAGAACTGGGGCGACGATCCCGACCGCTATCGGGAAATGGGCCTGGAATTCCCCAAAGAATGA
- the recO gene encoding DNA repair protein RecO has product MEWTDDGIVLGVRRHGETSAIAELLTRAHGRHLGLVRGGASSRMRPLLQPGNSVRAVWRARLDEHLGTYAIEGLRLRAAGLLASSHGVYGVTHLASLARLLPERDPHEEIFAQLEHALDDFDDIGGAAVHIIHFELAMLAELGFGLALENCAVTGETTDLIYVSPKSGGAVSRSAGEPWRDRLLRLPPFLRQGEAARELTDQDLQDGFRLTGLFLLRHVLEPRGQGHSDARSGFLNALTRQQARAIASP; this is encoded by the coding sequence ATGGAATGGACCGACGACGGCATCGTGCTGGGGGTGCGGCGGCATGGCGAGACGAGCGCCATCGCCGAGCTTTTGACACGTGCGCACGGCCGGCATCTCGGGCTCGTGCGGGGCGGCGCCAGTTCGCGGATGCGGCCGCTGCTCCAGCCCGGCAACAGCGTGCGTGCGGTGTGGCGGGCGCGGCTGGACGAGCATCTCGGCACCTATGCGATCGAAGGCCTGCGATTGCGGGCTGCGGGGCTGCTTGCGTCCTCGCACGGCGTCTATGGCGTGACGCATCTGGCCTCGCTCGCGCGGCTTTTGCCCGAGCGCGATCCGCACGAAGAGATCTTTGCACAGCTCGAGCACGCTCTCGATGACTTCGACGACATCGGCGGAGCCGCCGTGCACATCATCCATTTCGAGCTCGCGATGCTCGCCGAACTCGGCTTCGGCCTCGCGCTGGAGAATTGCGCGGTGACCGGCGAGACCACAGACCTGATCTACGTTTCGCCGAAATCCGGCGGCGCGGTGTCGCGCTCCGCCGGCGAGCCATGGCGCGATCGGCTGTTGCGCTTGCCGCCGTTCCTGCGGCAGGGCGAGGCGGCGCGCGAACTGACGGACCAGGACCTCCAGGATGGCTTTCGGCTGACCGGCCTGTTCCTGCTCCGCCACGTGCTGGAGCCGCGCGGGCAGGGCCATTCGGACGCACGAAGCGGCTTCCTCAATGCGTTGACGCGGCAGCAGGCGAGGGCAATCGCCTCCCCATGA
- the rnc gene encoding ribonuclease III, translating into MKDEAKDIPPQSIEAAASPDAEAAPKASAKKKRARSGKAKGANAALEARIGHSFADPNLLIQAITHVSALKSGRKRGDSYQRLEFLGDHVLGLVVSDMLYHAFPTADEGELSKRLAELVRKESCADVAKLLGLVEDIKLGGVGPAADARLRKSVLGDICEAVIGAIYLDGGHAAASEFVKRNWTERMHKPRRPLRDPKTVLQEWAQGKGLPTPVYREVERTGPHHDPQFRVAVDLPGLASAEGIGGSKRAAEKVAASVMIEREGVGGGNDG; encoded by the coding sequence ATGAAAGACGAAGCCAAGGACATCCCACCCCAATCGATCGAGGCCGCTGCGAGCCCTGACGCCGAAGCTGCTCCCAAAGCTTCCGCAAAGAAGAAGCGGGCGAGGAGCGGCAAGGCCAAGGGCGCGAACGCGGCGCTCGAGGCGCGCATCGGGCACAGTTTCGCCGATCCGAACCTGCTGATCCAGGCGATCACGCACGTCTCCGCACTCAAGTCGGGACGCAAACGCGGCGACAGCTATCAGCGACTGGAATTTCTGGGCGACCACGTGCTCGGGCTCGTCGTCTCCGACATGCTCTATCACGCCTTCCCGACCGCGGATGAAGGCGAGCTGTCGAAGCGGCTCGCCGAGCTCGTGCGCAAGGAGAGCTGCGCCGATGTTGCGAAGTTGCTGGGCCTCGTCGAGGACATCAAGCTCGGCGGTGTCGGCCCCGCCGCGGACGCGCGGCTGCGCAAGTCCGTGCTGGGCGACATCTGCGAAGCCGTGATCGGCGCCATCTATCTCGATGGTGGGCATGCGGCCGCATCCGAGTTCGTCAAGCGCAACTGGACCGAGCGCATGCACAAGCCGCGGCGCCCGCTGCGCGATCCCAAGACCGTGCTCCAGGAATGGGCGCAGGGGAAGGGCTTGCCGACGCCGGTTTATCGCGAGGTCGAGCGCACCGGGCCGCATCACGATCCGCAGTTTCGCGTCGCCGTGGATCTTCCGGGGCTGGCATCGGCGGAAGGCATCGGTGGCAGCAAGCGCGCGGCGGAGAAGGTCGCGGCCTCCGTCATGATCGAACGCGAAGGCGTTGGCGGCGGCAACGATGGCTGA
- a CDS encoding chromate resistance protein ChrB domain-containing protein, producing the protein MSSFTTISSDKLARLIGTANAPALIDVRTDEDFAADRRLIPGSIKLSHDKVPDWGADFAGRPAIVTCLRGEKLAQGTAAWLRQLGVQAETLEGGFEGWKAAKLPLVDTSKLPKRDARGRTVWVTRARPKVDRIACPWLIRRFVDPDAVFLYVAPSEVVGVGERFDAAPFDIENVFWSHRGPLCTFDVMVEEFGLSTPPLQRLATLVRGADTARPDLAPEAPGLLAASLGLSRMYDDDLAQLDAGMLLYDAFYRWCRDATTETHNWPTNKVKA; encoded by the coding sequence ATGTCTTCTTTCACGACTATATCTTCTGACAAACTGGCGCGGCTGATCGGCACGGCGAATGCCCCTGCCCTGATCGACGTTCGCACCGACGAGGATTTTGCCGCCGACCGGCGACTGATCCCCGGCTCCATCAAGCTCAGCCATGACAAGGTTCCGGATTGGGGCGCCGACTTCGCCGGCCGCCCCGCGATCGTCACCTGCCTGCGCGGCGAAAAGCTCGCGCAAGGCACCGCGGCCTGGCTCCGGCAGCTCGGCGTGCAGGCCGAGACTCTGGAAGGCGGGTTCGAGGGCTGGAAGGCGGCCAAACTGCCGCTCGTGGACACCAGCAAGCTGCCGAAGCGGGACGCCAGGGGCCGCACCGTCTGGGTGACGCGGGCGCGGCCGAAGGTCGATCGCATCGCCTGTCCCTGGCTGATCCGCCGCTTCGTCGATCCCGACGCAGTGTTCCTGTACGTCGCGCCGTCCGAAGTCGTCGGCGTCGGCGAACGCTTCGATGCCGCGCCCTTCGACATCGAGAACGTGTTCTGGAGCCACCGCGGACCGCTCTGCACCTTCGACGTCATGGTCGAGGAGTTCGGGCTATCGACGCCGCCCTTGCAGCGGCTCGCAACGCTGGTGCGCGGCGCTGACACCGCACGGCCCGACCTCGCACCGGAAGCCCCGGGCCTGCTCGCGGCCTCGCTCGGCCTGTCGCGGATGTATGATGACGACCTCGCGCAGCTCGATGCCGGCATGCTGCTCTATGATGCCTTCTACCGCTGGTGCCGTGACGCCACCACCGAGACCCACAACTGGCCGACCAACAAAGTGAAGGCGTGA
- the acpS gene encoding holo-ACP synthase, whose protein sequence is MIIGIGSDLIDITRVAKVIERHGERFLDRIFTEAERAKAGRRAKSEKMVVATYAKRFAAKEACSKALGTGIRRGVWWRDMGVVNLPGGRPTMQLTGGALARLKALTPEGFEARIDLSITDDWPLAQAFVIISAVPLAKP, encoded by the coding sequence ATGATCATCGGCATCGGCTCCGACCTGATCGACATCACCCGCGTCGCCAAGGTGATCGAGCGCCATGGCGAGCGCTTCCTCGACCGCATCTTCACCGAAGCCGAGCGCGCCAAGGCCGGGCGCCGCGCCAAGAGCGAGAAGATGGTGGTCGCGACCTATGCCAAACGGTTCGCCGCCAAGGAGGCATGCTCCAAGGCGCTCGGGACCGGCATCCGGCGCGGCGTCTGGTGGCGCGACATGGGGGTGGTCAACCTGCCCGGAGGGCGGCCGACCATGCAACTGACCGGCGGGGCGCTGGCCCGTCTGAAGGCGCTGACGCCGGAAGGCTTCGAGGCGCGGATCGACCTGTCGATCACCGACGACTGGCCGCTCGCACAGGCCTTCGTCATCATTTCCGCCGTACCGCTGGCGAAACCTTGA
- the dmeF gene encoding CDF family Co(II)/Ni(II) efflux transporter DmeF — protein sequence MHSHSIEQWTHEHVFLGEKHDENERRTWFVVALTLVMMVGEIVAGSLFGSMALLADGWHMGTHAAALGIAAFAYRFARQHLGNAHFTFGTGKFGDLAAFSSAIILGLIAVQIAYESVLRLISPVPIVYGEAIAVAVLGLCVNLVSVWLLRDSHDHHHHGHDHGHAQHDHEHHHDHDHDGFHHHRDHNLRAAYIHVMADAATSLLAIGALVVAMYSGWAWADPVVGLIGSVVIASWAFGLIKASGAVLLDVRADEKLERVIRARMEVGEDRVTDLHLWQVGPGHRAVLVSLVSDKPKQPAVYKKRLAGLKGLSHVTVEVETCPH from the coding sequence ATGCATTCACATTCCATCGAGCAATGGACGCACGAGCATGTGTTCCTCGGCGAAAAGCACGACGAGAACGAGCGGCGCACCTGGTTCGTCGTGGCGCTGACGCTGGTCATGATGGTCGGCGAGATCGTCGCCGGCTCGCTGTTCGGCTCGATGGCGCTGCTCGCCGACGGCTGGCATATGGGAACGCATGCGGCGGCGCTCGGGATAGCGGCGTTCGCCTATCGCTTCGCGCGCCAGCACCTCGGCAATGCGCATTTCACCTTCGGCACCGGCAAGTTCGGCGATCTCGCCGCCTTTTCCAGCGCGATCATCTTGGGCCTGATCGCGGTCCAGATCGCCTATGAGAGCGTCCTGCGGCTGATCTCGCCGGTGCCGATCGTCTATGGCGAGGCGATCGCGGTCGCTGTGCTCGGGCTGTGTGTCAATCTGGTGAGCGTCTGGCTGCTGCGCGACAGCCATGATCATCACCATCACGGCCACGACCATGGCCACGCGCAACACGATCACGAGCACCATCATGATCATGATCATGATGGTTTTCATCATCATCGCGACCACAATCTCCGCGCCGCCTACATCCACGTCATGGCGGATGCCGCGACCTCGCTGCTGGCGATCGGCGCGCTCGTCGTCGCCATGTATTCGGGATGGGCGTGGGCCGACCCCGTCGTCGGCCTGATCGGCAGCGTGGTGATCGCGAGCTGGGCGTTCGGCCTGATCAAGGCCTCGGGCGCGGTGCTGCTCGACGTCAGGGCCGACGAGAAGCTGGAAAGGGTCATCCGCGCCCGTATGGAGGTGGGCGAGGACCGCGTCACCGACCTGCATCTCTGGCAGGTCGGCCCCGGCCACCGCGCCGTGCTGGTCTCGCTCGTCTCCGACAAGCCCAAGCAGCCGGCCGTCTACAAGAAGCGGCTCGCGGGGCTGAAGGGGCTCAGCCATGTCACGGTCGAAGTCGAGACCTGTCCACATTAA